From one Burkholderia pyrrocinia genomic stretch:
- a CDS encoding RtcB family protein, translating into MSNMDYQLMELANGKPVKMWTQGVAVEDEARAQLRNTAQMPFIFRHVAVMPDVHLGKGSTIGSVIPTKGAIIPAAVGVDIGCGMMAARTTLMASDLPDSLAGLRSAIERAVPHGRAPGRRDPGAWGDRTPAAVTESWKSLLPGFQRIVDKYPKLEKTNHYAHLGTLGTGNHFIEVCVDEADHVWFMLHSGSRGVGNAIGSLFIELAQADMRQHIANLPDRNLAYFTEGSRHFDDYVEAVGWAQDYARRNRQAMMDAVIGAARGVIGKPFAVDEHAVNCHHNYVQRERHFGEDVLVTRKGAVSAQKGQLGIIPGSMGAKSFIVRGLGNPESFCSCSHGAGRAMSRTEAKRRFTADDQAKATQGVECRKDAGVVDEIPMAYKDIDAVMAAQRSLVEVVHTLRQVVCVKG; encoded by the coding sequence ATGAGCAACATGGATTATCAGTTGATGGAACTGGCGAACGGCAAGCCGGTGAAGATGTGGACGCAAGGCGTCGCCGTCGAGGACGAAGCGCGCGCGCAACTGCGCAACACCGCGCAGATGCCGTTCATCTTCCGCCACGTCGCGGTGATGCCGGACGTCCACCTCGGCAAGGGCTCGACGATCGGCAGCGTGATTCCGACGAAGGGCGCGATCATTCCGGCCGCGGTCGGCGTCGATATCGGCTGCGGGATGATGGCCGCGCGCACGACGCTGATGGCGTCCGACCTGCCGGACTCGCTCGCCGGGCTGCGCAGCGCGATCGAACGCGCGGTGCCGCACGGCCGCGCGCCGGGCCGCCGCGATCCGGGTGCGTGGGGCGATCGCACGCCGGCCGCCGTGACCGAATCGTGGAAATCGCTGCTGCCGGGGTTCCAGCGGATCGTCGACAAGTATCCGAAGCTGGAAAAGACGAACCACTACGCGCATCTCGGCACGCTCGGCACCGGCAACCACTTCATCGAAGTGTGCGTCGACGAAGCGGACCACGTGTGGTTCATGCTGCACAGCGGCTCGCGCGGCGTCGGCAACGCGATCGGCAGCCTGTTCATCGAACTCGCGCAGGCCGACATGCGGCAGCACATCGCGAACCTGCCGGATCGCAACCTCGCATATTTCACCGAGGGCAGCCGGCACTTCGACGACTACGTCGAAGCGGTCGGCTGGGCGCAGGACTACGCGCGGCGCAACCGGCAGGCGATGATGGACGCGGTGATCGGCGCGGCGCGCGGCGTGATCGGCAAGCCGTTCGCGGTCGACGAGCACGCGGTGAACTGCCACCACAACTACGTGCAGCGCGAACGCCACTTCGGCGAAGACGTGCTCGTGACGCGCAAGGGCGCGGTGTCCGCGCAGAAGGGGCAGCTCGGGATCATTCCTGGTTCGATGGGGGCGAAGAGCTTCATCGTGCGCGGGCTCGGCAACCCGGAAAGCTTCTGCTCGTGCAGCCACGGCGCGGGCCGGGCGATGAGCCGCACCGAAGCGAAGCGCCGCTTCACGGCCGACGACCAGGCGAAGGCGACGCAAGGCGTCGAATGCCGGAAGGACGCGGGTGTCGTCGACGAAATCCCGATGGCCTACAAGGACATCGACGCGGTGATGGCGGCCCAGCGCAGCCTCGTGGAAGTCGTGCATACGCTGCGCCAGGTGGTGTGCGTGAAAGGATAG
- the rtcR gene encoding RNA repair transcriptional activator RtcR — MRKTVAIGFLGTVLDQGGRAPRRYRKWRPTISLCEQPDLPIDRLELLHPPSYTRLANQVRDDLARLSPHTDVRLTPLTIHDPWDFEEVYATLHDYARAYPFDLEHEDYLIHITTGTHVAQICWFLLAEARYLPARLVQTGPPQRTDEGPSGPGTLSVIDLDLSRYNRIAQRFTRERDETVSFLKAGIATRNARFNALIEQLERVAVRSRAPMLLVGPTGAGKSFLAKRVYELKRGRHRLAGPFIEINCATLRGDAAMSTLFGHVKGAFTGAQSARAGLLRAADGGLLFLDEIGELGLDEQAMLLKAIEEKRFLPVGADVEATSDFELIAGTHRDLRLMVAAGTFREDLYARINLWTYELPGLAERREDIEPNLEFELDRFGREQGEQVRFNVEAKRRYLAFAASPRAAWAGNFRELSASVTRMATLADAGRITEDLAEQEVERLTRTWSPPGGAGASDTCVDAVFGARAAELDLFDRAQLERVLDVCRVSASLSEAGRTLFAVSRQSKKQPNDADRLRKYLARFGLDWDGVRQALELAR; from the coding sequence ATGCGAAAGACAGTCGCAATCGGCTTTCTCGGCACCGTGCTCGACCAGGGCGGCCGCGCGCCGCGCCGCTACCGCAAATGGCGGCCGACGATCTCGCTGTGCGAGCAGCCCGACCTGCCGATCGACCGGCTGGAGTTGCTGCATCCGCCGAGCTACACGCGCCTCGCCAACCAGGTGCGGGACGATCTCGCGCGGCTGTCGCCGCACACCGACGTGCGGCTCACGCCGCTCACGATCCACGACCCGTGGGATTTCGAGGAGGTCTATGCGACGCTGCACGACTACGCGCGCGCCTATCCGTTCGACCTCGAACACGAGGACTACCTGATTCACATCACGACCGGCACGCACGTCGCGCAGATCTGCTGGTTCCTGCTGGCGGAGGCACGCTACCTGCCCGCGCGTCTCGTGCAGACGGGGCCGCCGCAGCGGACCGACGAAGGGCCGAGCGGGCCGGGCACGCTGTCGGTGATCGATCTCGACCTGTCGCGCTACAACCGGATCGCGCAGCGCTTCACGCGCGAGCGCGACGAAACGGTGTCGTTCCTGAAGGCCGGCATCGCGACGCGCAACGCGCGCTTCAATGCGCTGATCGAGCAACTTGAGCGCGTGGCCGTGCGTTCTCGCGCGCCGATGCTGCTCGTCGGGCCGACCGGCGCCGGCAAGTCGTTTCTCGCGAAGCGCGTGTACGAGCTGAAGCGCGGCCGCCATCGGCTCGCGGGGCCGTTCATCGAGATCAACTGCGCGACGCTGCGCGGCGACGCGGCGATGTCGACGCTGTTCGGCCACGTGAAGGGCGCGTTCACGGGCGCGCAGTCGGCGCGCGCGGGGTTGTTGCGCGCGGCGGACGGCGGCCTGCTGTTTCTCGACGAGATCGGCGAACTCGGGCTCGACGAGCAGGCGATGCTGCTGAAGGCGATCGAGGAGAAGCGCTTCCTGCCGGTCGGCGCGGACGTCGAGGCAACCAGCGATTTCGAACTGATCGCGGGCACGCACCGCGACCTGCGGCTGATGGTGGCGGCCGGCACGTTCCGCGAGGATCTCTATGCGCGGATCAATCTGTGGACGTACGAACTGCCGGGGCTCGCCGAGCGCCGCGAGGACATCGAGCCGAACCTCGAATTCGAACTCGACCGCTTCGGCCGCGAGCAGGGCGAGCAGGTGCGTTTCAACGTCGAGGCGAAGCGGCGTTACCTCGCGTTCGCGGCGTCGCCGCGCGCGGCGTGGGCCGGCAACTTCCGCGAGCTGTCGGCCTCGGTCACGCGGATGGCGACGCTGGCCGATGCGGGGCGGATCACCGAGGATCTGGCCGAACAGGAGGTCGAGCGGCTGACGCGCACGTGGTCGCCGCCGGGCGGCGCGGGGGCGTCCGATACGTGCGTCGATGCGGTGTTCGGCGCGCGTGCGGCGGAACTCGACCTGTTCGACCGCGCGCAGCTCGAACGCGTGCTCGACGTGTGCCGCGTGTCGGCGAGCCTGTCGGAAGCCGGGCGCACGCTGTTCGCGGTGTCGCGGCAGAGCAAGAAGCAGCCGAACGATGCGGACCGGCTGCGCAAGTATCTCGCGCGGTTCGGGCTGGATTGGGACGGGGTGCGGCAGGCGCTCGAACTGGCGCGGTGA
- a CDS encoding O-acetylhomoserine aminocarboxypropyltransferase/cysteine synthase family protein: MTDQASSNWRLETIAVHGGYRPDPTTRAVAVPIYQTVAYAFDDTQHGADLFDLKVQGNIYTRIMNPTTDVLEQRIAALEGGIGALALASGQSAVTYAIQTIAEAGDNIVSASSLYGGTYNLFAHTLPQYGITTRFADPRDPASFEPLIDARTKAIFAESVGNPLGNVTDIAALAEVAHRHGIPLIVDNTVPSPYLLRPFEHGADIVVHSLTKYLGGHGTSLGGAIVDSGKFPWAEHADRFKRLNEPDVSYHGVVYTEAFGPAAYIGRARVVPLRNMGAAISPFNAFQILQGIETLALRVERIGDNALKIAQHLARHENVEWVNYAGLPDHPDHPLVARYLSGRAPGILTFGVKGGRDGGAKFQDALKLFTRLVNIGDTKSLATHPASTTHRQLSPVELAKAGVKEETVRLSIGIEHIDDLLADLDQALAQL, translated from the coding sequence ATGACCGATCAGGCCTCTTCGAACTGGCGCCTCGAAACCATCGCCGTGCACGGCGGTTATCGTCCCGACCCGACCACGCGCGCGGTCGCCGTACCGATCTACCAGACCGTTGCGTACGCATTCGACGACACGCAGCACGGCGCCGACCTGTTCGACCTGAAGGTCCAGGGCAACATCTACACGCGGATCATGAACCCGACGACGGACGTGCTCGAGCAGCGGATCGCCGCGCTCGAGGGCGGCATCGGCGCGCTCGCGCTCGCGTCGGGGCAATCCGCCGTCACATACGCGATCCAGACGATCGCCGAGGCCGGCGACAACATCGTGTCCGCCAGTTCGCTGTACGGCGGCACCTACAACCTGTTCGCGCATACGCTGCCGCAATACGGGATCACGACGCGCTTCGCCGATCCGCGCGACCCCGCGTCGTTCGAGCCGCTGATCGACGCGCGCACGAAGGCGATCTTCGCGGAATCGGTCGGCAATCCGCTCGGCAACGTCACCGACATCGCCGCGCTCGCGGAAGTCGCGCATCGCCACGGGATCCCGCTGATCGTCGACAACACGGTGCCGTCGCCGTACCTGCTGCGCCCGTTCGAGCACGGCGCGGACATCGTCGTGCACTCGCTGACGAAGTATCTCGGCGGGCACGGCACGAGCCTCGGCGGCGCGATCGTCGATTCGGGCAAGTTCCCGTGGGCCGAGCACGCAGACCGCTTCAAGCGACTGAACGAGCCGGACGTCAGCTATCACGGCGTCGTCTATACGGAGGCGTTCGGGCCGGCCGCGTATATCGGCCGCGCGCGCGTGGTGCCGCTGCGCAACATGGGCGCGGCGATCTCGCCGTTCAACGCATTCCAGATCCTGCAGGGCATCGAAACGCTCGCGCTTCGCGTCGAACGGATCGGCGACAACGCACTGAAGATCGCGCAGCATCTCGCGCGCCACGAGAACGTCGAGTGGGTAAACTACGCAGGCCTGCCCGATCACCCCGACCACCCGCTCGTCGCACGCTACCTGTCGGGCCGCGCACCGGGCATCCTGACGTTCGGCGTGAAGGGCGGCCGCGACGGCGGCGCGAAGTTCCAGGACGCGCTGAAGCTGTTCACGCGGCTCGTCAACATCGGCGATACGAAGTCGCTCGCGACGCACCCGGCATCGACGACACACCGGCAATTGTCGCCGGTCGAGCTCGCGAAGGCCGGCGTGAAGGAGGAAACAGTGCGATTGTCGATCGGCATCGAGCATATCGACGACCTGCTCGCCGACCTCGACCAGGCGCTCGCGCAGCTTTGA
- a CDS encoding DUF1176 domain-containing protein, with product MSHRLSLALAALLAVSPLAAQARPLSRPPVERAFKSWSVVCDNGNRCIAESNADDIDDARTDLILRVTRDAGPDAQPSLDIFASAPLDLRTARVDGRPFDAMPAQWHAFGDKPDNNDAHPFRIRTSDPATVAAWLAASRNAQLLSFGDPASAQASSTPLSGLNAALLLIDDTQGRVGTVTALLRPGNRPAASVPPAPALPPAVVPAPPVANLSAAEQRPLVDAVLAKFGADVKQCAADVEDEMSAGDRRKTSRAVAISADDALVAIPCQTSSMYNHTDLWYRVRRSAPYAPTAMNFGENANAGLDSASFANELTEAGYDSASAMLSSKVRLRSAGDCGSTASWIFDGRRFLLADIATHSTCNGLFQDQWPRLYRRADASGNR from the coding sequence ATGTCGCACCGCCTTTCGCTCGCCCTCGCCGCCCTCCTTGCCGTTTCCCCTCTCGCTGCACAGGCCCGCCCGCTTTCGCGGCCGCCGGTCGAGCGCGCCTTCAAGAGCTGGTCGGTCGTCTGCGACAACGGCAACCGCTGCATTGCCGAAAGCAACGCCGACGACATCGACGATGCACGCACCGACCTCATCCTGCGCGTGACGCGCGATGCCGGCCCCGACGCGCAACCGTCGCTCGACATCTTCGCGTCGGCGCCACTGGATCTGCGCACGGCACGCGTCGACGGCCGCCCGTTCGACGCGATGCCGGCCCAATGGCATGCATTCGGCGACAAGCCGGACAATAACGACGCGCATCCGTTCCGGATCCGGACGAGCGATCCGGCAACGGTTGCCGCGTGGCTCGCCGCGTCGCGCAATGCGCAACTGCTGAGCTTCGGCGATCCGGCGTCGGCACAAGCATCTAGCACGCCGCTGTCGGGATTGAATGCCGCGCTGCTGCTGATCGACGACACGCAGGGTCGTGTCGGCACGGTCACGGCACTGCTGCGCCCCGGCAACCGGCCGGCGGCGTCGGTGCCGCCCGCGCCGGCGCTGCCGCCCGCGGTCGTTCCGGCGCCGCCCGTCGCGAACCTGTCGGCCGCCGAACAGCGCCCGCTCGTCGATGCGGTGCTCGCGAAATTCGGCGCCGACGTGAAGCAATGTGCGGCCGATGTCGAAGACGAAATGTCGGCCGGCGATCGCAGGAAGACGTCGCGCGCCGTGGCGATCTCGGCCGACGACGCGCTCGTCGCGATACCGTGCCAGACCAGCAGCATGTATAACCACACCGACCTGTGGTACCGCGTGCGACGGTCGGCGCCGTACGCGCCGACGGCGATGAATTTCGGCGAGAACGCGAACGCGGGCCTCGATTCGGCGTCGTTCGCGAACGAACTGACCGAGGCCGGCTACGATTCCGCCAGCGCGATGCTGTCGAGCAAGGTCCGCTTGCGCAGTGCCGGCGATTGCGGCTCGACCGCGTCGTGGATCTTCGACGGCCGGCGTTTCCTGCTCGCCGACATCGCGACGCACAGCACGTGCAACGGGCTGTTCCAGGATCAATGGCCGCGCCTGTATCGACGGGCCGACGCGTCGGGAAACCGCTGA
- a CDS encoding LysE family translocator, with protein MFDLTTLTTFTAVVLGLFLIPGPAVLLVLSRTVQGGRKTGILTGLGVASGDFVHTLFAAVGLSALLMTSALAFNVVKLVGAAYLIYLGVRALLDKPSDPSLPTVSPVTPLKAYLQAIPAEVLNPKTALFFLAFMPQFVHPERGSTFVQFAVLGLIFVVLSSLYTSLIACSIRPLGRIVKRLTWLTRWQGKIIGSIFIALGLRVAVQQR; from the coding sequence ATGTTCGACCTGACCACGCTGACCACCTTCACGGCCGTCGTTCTGGGCCTGTTCCTGATCCCCGGCCCCGCCGTGCTGCTCGTGCTGAGCCGCACCGTGCAGGGCGGCCGCAAGACCGGCATCCTGACCGGCCTCGGCGTCGCGAGCGGCGACTTCGTGCATACGCTGTTCGCGGCCGTCGGGCTGTCCGCGCTGCTGATGACGTCGGCGCTCGCGTTCAACGTCGTGAAGCTGGTCGGCGCCGCGTACCTGATCTATCTCGGCGTGCGCGCGCTGCTCGACAAACCGTCCGACCCGTCGCTGCCGACGGTGTCGCCCGTCACGCCGCTCAAGGCGTACCTGCAGGCGATTCCCGCCGAAGTACTGAATCCGAAGACCGCGCTGTTCTTTCTCGCGTTCATGCCGCAGTTCGTGCATCCGGAACGCGGCTCGACGTTCGTTCAGTTCGCGGTGCTCGGGCTGATCTTCGTCGTGCTCAGCTCGCTTTATACGTCGCTGATCGCATGCTCGATCCGCCCGCTCGGCCGCATCGTGAAACGGCTCACGTGGCTCACGCGCTGGCAGGGGAAGATCATCGGCTCGATCTTCATCGCGCTCGGGTTGCGCGTGGCCGTGCAACAGCGCTGA
- a CDS encoding class I SAM-dependent methyltransferase, with protein MTSGTAPAGEALYTDPRLVAVYDLFNAGDRDFAFYASVIGAARQRILDLGCGTGTFARRLAAAGHDVVAIDPAPAMIDYARRQPGADAVCWIACDLPGLPPGAPFDAVVMTGHAFQCLLTDDDIDATLRGTRRVLADGGRFLFETRNPRVAPWGAWTPEHSACSVESHEFGGVDLHHAVRAVDGAIVTFDTYYRFRRDDMLLKNTSRLRFIAQPDLQARVAAAGFSSADWCGDWQRAPFDAATSAEIIAICYT; from the coding sequence ATGACGTCCGGCACGGCGCCCGCCGGCGAAGCCCTCTACACCGACCCGCGCCTCGTCGCGGTCTACGACCTGTTCAATGCGGGCGATCGCGATTTTGCGTTCTACGCATCCGTGATCGGCGCCGCGCGGCAACGCATTCTCGATCTCGGTTGCGGCACCGGCACGTTCGCGCGCCGGCTCGCGGCGGCCGGACACGACGTCGTCGCGATCGATCCCGCGCCGGCGATGATCGATTACGCACGACGCCAGCCGGGCGCCGACGCAGTGTGCTGGATCGCCTGCGATCTGCCCGGCCTGCCGCCCGGCGCGCCGTTCGATGCGGTCGTGATGACCGGGCACGCATTCCAGTGCCTGCTGACCGACGACGACATCGACGCGACATTGCGCGGCACGCGGCGCGTGCTCGCCGACGGCGGCCGTTTCCTGTTCGAGACCCGCAACCCGCGCGTCGCGCCGTGGGGTGCATGGACGCCCGAGCATTCGGCGTGCAGCGTCGAATCGCACGAATTCGGCGGCGTCGATCTCCATCACGCGGTGCGCGCGGTAGACGGCGCGATCGTGACGTTCGATACGTACTACCGTTTCCGCCGCGACGACATGTTGCTGAAGAACACGAGCCGGCTGCGCTTCATCGCGCAACCCGACTTGCAGGCACGCGTAGCCGCGGCCGGATTCTCGTCGGCCGACTGGTGCGGCGACTGGCAACGCGCACCGTTCGACGCTGCAACCAGCGCGGAGATCATTGCGATCTGCTACACCTGA
- a CDS encoding slipin family protein — translation MWKRHVVKKNERALLMSEGDFVKVLEPGVFKAFDPFKRLSVQTARLDAPLADQALADYLRHDAQDVLAHYFVAMDLADDEAGLRYEDDVLVEILAPGTRRLYWRGLAEHRLERVDLAQDSMLPAALVKRIAQPALRARGVAGLTGVLLAQVPAYHVGMLKIDGKIERLLDAGVSAFWRFNRDVAVELVDLRVQALEVGGQEILTRDKVALRLNLSATWCYADVLHAFGQLQKPVEHLYRELQFALRAAVGTRSLDELLEDKQSIDDVVIAQVRTRLENSGVDVRSVGVKDIVLPGDMKTILAQVVEAEKAAQANVIRRREETAATRSLLNTAKVMEENPTALRLKELETLERVAERIDRISVFGGLDQVLNGLVSIKGA, via the coding sequence ATGTGGAAGCGTCATGTTGTGAAAAAGAACGAACGCGCGCTGCTGATGAGCGAGGGCGATTTCGTGAAGGTGCTGGAACCGGGCGTGTTCAAGGCCTTCGATCCGTTCAAGCGCCTGTCGGTGCAGACCGCGCGTCTCGACGCGCCGCTCGCCGACCAAGCGCTGGCCGACTACCTGCGTCACGATGCGCAGGACGTGCTCGCGCACTATTTCGTCGCGATGGATCTGGCCGACGACGAAGCGGGCCTGCGCTATGAAGACGACGTGCTCGTCGAGATCCTCGCGCCGGGCACGCGCCGGCTGTACTGGCGCGGCCTGGCCGAGCACCGTCTCGAACGCGTCGATCTCGCGCAGGACAGCATGCTGCCGGCCGCGCTCGTGAAGCGCATCGCGCAACCGGCGCTGCGTGCGCGCGGCGTGGCGGGCCTGACGGGCGTGCTGCTGGCGCAGGTGCCGGCGTATCACGTCGGCATGCTGAAGATCGACGGCAAGATCGAACGGCTGCTGGACGCGGGCGTGTCGGCGTTCTGGCGCTTCAACCGCGACGTCGCGGTCGAACTCGTCGACCTGCGCGTGCAGGCGCTCGAAGTCGGCGGACAGGAAATCCTGACGCGCGACAAGGTCGCGCTGCGGCTGAACCTGTCGGCGACGTGGTGCTATGCGGACGTGCTGCATGCGTTCGGCCAGTTGCAGAAGCCGGTCGAACACCTGTATCGCGAGCTGCAGTTCGCACTGCGTGCGGCCGTCGGTACGCGCTCGCTCGACGAACTGCTGGAGGACAAGCAGTCGATCGACGACGTCGTGATCGCGCAGGTGCGTACGCGCCTCGAAAACTCGGGCGTGGACGTGCGCAGCGTCGGCGTGAAGGATATCGTGCTGCCGGGCGACATGAAGACGATCCTCGCGCAGGTGGTCGAAGCGGAAAAGGCCGCGCAGGCGAACGTGATTCGCCGCCGCGAGGAAACGGCGGCGACACGTTCGCTGCTGAACACCGCGAAGGTGATGGAAGAGAACCCGACCGCGCTGCGGCTCAAGGAGCTGGAAACGCTCGAGCGCGTCGCGGAACGGATCGACCGCATCTCGGTGTTCGGCGGTCTCGACCAGGTGCTGAACGGACTCGTCAGCATCAAGGGCGCTTAA
- a CDS encoding nuclear transport factor 2 family protein has translation MPFPLHPAQVRAPLECYLRAKDLNRPALIADCFAADAELSFSLANDDIDFPPRVMGAAAIARTLVEEFGERFERCRTYYVCTEPVVDEHGVSGMSWLVVMRQKDNGALRIGHGTYRWQFACDGDGVARITALHIHIARMDTIDDPQSVKLDALHAAFGYPWLPAPAFARGLADVAAAQPDWVFLAPFREAAAAA, from the coding sequence ATGCCCTTCCCGCTTCATCCCGCGCAGGTTCGCGCGCCGCTCGAATGCTATCTGCGCGCGAAGGACCTGAACCGGCCCGCGCTGATCGCCGACTGCTTCGCGGCCGATGCCGAGCTGAGCTTTTCGCTCGCAAACGACGACATCGATTTTCCGCCGCGCGTGATGGGCGCGGCGGCCATTGCGCGCACGCTGGTCGAGGAATTCGGCGAGCGGTTCGAGCGGTGCCGGACCTATTACGTCTGCACGGAACCGGTCGTCGACGAACATGGCGTCAGCGGAATGTCGTGGCTCGTCGTGATGCGGCAGAAGGACAACGGCGCGTTGCGGATCGGGCACGGCACGTATCGCTGGCAGTTCGCGTGCGATGGCGACGGCGTTGCGCGGATAACCGCGCTGCACATTCATATCGCGCGGATGGATACGATCGACGATCCGCAGTCGGTGAAACTCGATGCGCTGCACGCGGCGTTCGGGTATCCGTGGCTGCCGGCGCCTGCGTTCGCGCGCGGGTTGGCGGATGTGGCGGCGGCGCAGCCGGATTGGGTGTTCCTCGCGCCGTTCCGGGAGGCGGCGGCAGCGGCGTAA